One window of Alkaliphilus metalliredigens QYMF genomic DNA carries:
- a CDS encoding GntR family transcriptional regulator → MKNPVYMNIAESIRNKVNSGTLKPGDDLPSEVNLCKEYETSRMTVRKSLAILTNEGYIYSVPGKGYFVAKPEYNKYTIYYDEMHNSINNVDSAKLLEVDIIMPDEKLINSLQIHQNKKVIRIRRLFYTDGEPMAYDVKYLLYHKGVPIVEQEIKHATLPEMIAKNISLFSMKKEIKIYTEIPQEKTKKLLHIDKELALLVVEQKLYDSNDKPMGLGITYFRGDYIKLQGMSQ, encoded by the coding sequence ATGAAAAATCCAGTATATATGAATATAGCTGAAAGTATTAGAAATAAAGTTAATAGTGGGACTTTGAAGCCCGGTGACGACCTACCTTCTGAGGTTAATCTATGTAAAGAATATGAGACTAGCCGAATGACGGTGAGGAAAAGCTTGGCTATCTTAACCAATGAAGGATATATTTATTCCGTTCCAGGTAAGGGGTATTTTGTAGCAAAGCCCGAATATAATAAATATACTATTTACTATGATGAGATGCATAATTCAATTAACAATGTAGATAGTGCCAAGCTATTAGAAGTAGATATTATTATGCCGGATGAAAAACTAATTAATAGTCTACAGATTCATCAGAATAAAAAAGTCATAAGAATCCGTAGATTGTTTTATACAGATGGAGAGCCAATGGCATATGATGTTAAATATTTACTGTACCATAAAGGGGTACCTATTGTAGAACAAGAAATTAAACATGCTACACTTCCAGAAATGATAGCTAAGAATATATCTCTTTTTTCAATGAAAAAAGAGATAAAGATTTATACTGAAATTCCCCAAGAAAAAACAAAAAAATTACTTCATATAGACAAAGAACTTGCTTTGTTGGTTGTAGAACAAAAACTATATGATAGTAATGATAAGCCCATGGGTCTAGGGATAACCTATTTCAGAGGTGATTATATTAAACTACAGGGGATGAGCCAATAG
- a CDS encoding ASKHA domain-containing protein codes for MEKYKVFFQPQGESIEVFKGTTVMQAMRDIGIDFDFPCGGEKKCGKCRVRILGEIQLACFTEVHSDMAVETFSVHATHHKTLLSVAERAVEIEPHITKKYVAVKKPSLGEHQSEWKHFIDAVYESTATDHTATDRQIPILQKLPQMLRANSYQLTAVTQGSEVLDIEAADTTKLLLGMAFDIGTTTIVGYLVDLYTGRELCVVSTINPQVKFGADVITRSNYAAGQENDFKLMHDVLMKAMNQLIAEATEKSAVSSEAIYVVTVVGNTCMHHLFLGLTPQYISKAPYIPTISQAIEINAANFSIAMNKSGKILVLPNIAGFVGADTVGVLLATEMKKYADIKLMIDIGTNGEIALGSKDRLFTCSAAAGPAFEGAQISSGMRGAVGAIDHIIFGEKLEYSVIGGGRPQGLCGSGLLDGVAGLVQLGMIDKRGRFLSPEKITNPKAAVFKRNIIEHHGEKAFLLVDHPSTSHGNLICITQKDIRELQVAKGAIAAGIKILIEKYGIKTEDITEVLLAGAFGNYLNPSSACRIGLIPKELEGKIKMVGNAAGTGAKIALLSATEYKEADAIAAFVEFIELASDPNFSTIFARSTYFSC; via the coding sequence TTGGAAAAATATAAGGTTTTTTTTCAACCTCAAGGAGAAAGTATAGAAGTTTTTAAAGGAACTACCGTTATGCAAGCAATGAGAGATATCGGGATTGATTTTGATTTTCCATGTGGGGGAGAAAAAAAGTGTGGAAAATGCAGGGTGAGAATTCTAGGAGAGATACAGCTTGCTTGTTTTACAGAAGTACATAGTGATATGGCTGTAGAAACTTTTTCTGTACATGCTACACATCATAAAACCTTGTTATCCGTAGCAGAAAGAGCAGTAGAAATTGAGCCACATATCACGAAAAAATATGTAGCGGTTAAAAAGCCTTCTTTGGGAGAACATCAATCTGAATGGAAGCATTTCATCGATGCTGTTTATGAAAGTACAGCTACGGACCATACAGCTACAGATAGACAAATTCCGATCTTACAAAAGCTACCTCAAATGCTTCGGGCTAATAGCTACCAGCTCACAGCAGTCACACAGGGGAGCGAGGTTTTAGACATTGAAGCAGCAGATACCACAAAGCTATTATTAGGTATGGCGTTTGATATTGGAACTACCACCATTGTAGGGTATCTAGTGGACCTTTATACAGGAAGAGAACTATGTGTTGTTTCTACGATAAACCCTCAAGTGAAATTTGGTGCAGATGTCATTACCCGTAGTAATTATGCTGCTGGCCAGGAGAACGATTTCAAACTGATGCATGATGTGCTTATGAAAGCTATGAATCAGCTTATAGCAGAGGCTACTGAAAAATCTGCTGTAAGTAGCGAGGCGATTTACGTAGTAACCGTTGTGGGAAATACCTGTATGCATCATCTTTTTTTAGGGTTAACGCCACAGTATATTTCTAAAGCACCCTATATTCCCACCATCAGTCAAGCTATAGAGATAAATGCTGCGAATTTTTCTATTGCTATGAATAAGTCAGGCAAAATATTAGTTTTGCCTAATATTGCAGGCTTTGTGGGTGCAGACACCGTAGGTGTACTCTTAGCTACAGAAATGAAGAAGTACGCAGATATTAAATTAATGATTGATATTGGAACCAATGGAGAGATTGCCCTTGGATCGAAAGATAGATTATTTACCTGCTCTGCTGCTGCAGGTCCCGCCTTTGAAGGGGCACAGATCAGTAGTGGTATGAGAGGCGCGGTGGGAGCAATAGATCATATCATTTTTGGAGAAAAGTTGGAATACTCTGTTATTGGAGGAGGAAGACCACAGGGTCTTTGCGGCTCAGGACTGTTAGATGGTGTAGCAGGTCTTGTACAGCTAGGTATGATTGATAAGAGAGGCAGATTTTTATCACCTGAAAAAATAACAAATCCTAAAGCAGCGGTATTTAAAAGAAATATAATAGAACATCATGGGGAAAAAGCATTCTTACTTGTAGATCACCCTTCAACCTCCCATGGAAATCTGATTTGTATTACGCAAAAAGATATTCGTGAACTTCAGGTAGCGAAGGGTGCAATTGCTGCAGGTATAAAAATACTGATAGAAAAATACGGTATCAAAACAGAGGATATAACAGAAGTGTTATTGGCAGGAGCCTTCGGAAATTATCTTAATCCCAGTAGCGCTTGTAGGATTGGTCTGATACCAAAGGAGCTAGAGGGTAAAATAAAGATGGTAGGAAATGCTGCTGGTACTGGTGCTAAGATAGCGCTACTTTCTGCAACCGAGTATAAGGAAGCGGATGCTATTGCAGCATTTGTAGAATTTATTGAATTAGCTTCTGATCCTAATTTTTCTACTATATTTGCTCGATCTACCTACTTTTCATGCTAA
- a CDS encoding DUF2284 domain-containing protein: MFKEQLIEAFKEIGFDEYREIKATDIIFSQDVFNQCAKNTCGNFNKNHGCPPRAGSEDERKARVLKYKNAFILSKIASIKSRKEMTDSMELILNINNNLRKTFEDEDVCIMGSGPCSVCKNCMALEDKPCSFPVKTQYSMEGSGIDVVRMSMNQKMTYNAGRGKVGFFTLALYNDEIVRQHQHLV; this comes from the coding sequence ATGTTTAAAGAACAATTAATAGAAGCTTTTAAAGAAATAGGCTTTGATGAGTATAGAGAAATTAAAGCTACTGATATTATCTTTTCACAAGATGTCTTTAATCAATGTGCCAAAAATACCTGCGGAAATTTTAATAAAAACCATGGTTGTCCACCCAGGGCTGGAAGTGAGGATGAAAGAAAGGCAAGGGTTTTGAAATACAAGAATGCTTTTATCCTATCTAAAATTGCGTCCATTAAATCAAGAAAAGAAATGACCGATTCCATGGAACTTATTCTCAACATAAATAATAACCTTAGAAAAACATTTGAAGATGAGGATGTATGCATCATGGGATCCGGTCCGTGTAGTGTATGCAAAAATTGTATGGCCCTTGAGGATAAGCCCTGTTCTTTTCCAGTAAAAACACAGTATTCCATGGAGGGTAGTGGCATTGATGTAGTTCGTATGTCTATGAATCAAAAAATGACCTATAATGCCGGGAGAGGTAAAGTTGGATTTTTTACACTAGCACTTTACAATGATGAAATAGTCAGACAACACCAGCATTTAGTATAG
- a CDS encoding DUF1638 domain-containing protein, translated as MRILIIACRTIADELNMAIEEISCKYPILWIDSGLHVRHDQLRKRIQEELDHISNVDQVLLAFGFCGNSLLGVTATNASIIFPRVDDCITLILGSAETRKAVSNEAGTYFLTKGWLDYETNIWAEYQETVKRSGKEKADRIYKMMLKHYKRLGVIQTGAYDLEEFLERTQKVAADLNLIHEVIPGTLRYMKKLLTGPWDEEFVVIKQGEKIELSHIQPIKKGE; from the coding sequence TTGAGAATTTTAATTATTGCCTGTCGAACCATTGCAGATGAGCTAAATATGGCTATAGAAGAAATCAGTTGTAAATATCCTATTCTATGGATTGATTCAGGACTTCACGTGAGACATGATCAATTAAGAAAAAGAATCCAAGAAGAGCTTGACCATATATCGAATGTAGATCAAGTACTACTAGCTTTTGGTTTTTGTGGCAACTCTCTGTTGGGTGTTACCGCTACTAATGCCTCAATAATTTTTCCACGTGTAGATGATTGTATTACTTTGATACTAGGTTCTGCAGAAACACGAAAGGCGGTTTCAAATGAAGCGGGTACTTATTTTTTGACGAAGGGCTGGTTAGATTATGAAACCAACATATGGGCAGAGTATCAAGAGACAGTAAAACGTTCTGGTAAAGAAAAGGCTGATAGAATTTATAAAATGATGCTAAAACATTATAAACGATTGGGCGTTATTCAAACTGGAGCATATGACTTAGAGGAATTTCTAGAGAGAACCCAAAAGGTTGCTGCGGATTTAAATCTTATCCATGAAGTAATTCCTGGAACCCTTAGATATATGAAAAAACTTTTAACTGGTCCTTGGGATGAAGAGTTTGTAGTAATTAAGCAAGGAGAAAAAATAGAATTATCCCATATTCAACCCATTAAAAAAGGTGAATAG
- a CDS encoding DUF2975 domain-containing protein: MKTPESAKYLNVLLNFLGLLVILSLIGFISHVVTMESVVGVGNLILTFYGGIYLLALLIVVVILKRVVGTIIFARNPLVEENVIRFRRAAYIFFALGTFEFIVIGIARMVTEGNPFSFGFVFSLFIGCIILVLADVFKFAIKIKEENDLTV, encoded by the coding sequence ATGAAAACACCAGAATCAGCAAAATATCTAAATGTTTTATTAAATTTCCTAGGGTTATTAGTAATATTATCGCTAATTGGATTTATTTCCCACGTGGTGACAATGGAAAGTGTTGTAGGTGTAGGTAACCTTATACTTACATTTTATGGAGGAATATATCTTTTAGCGTTGTTAATTGTTGTGGTGATACTAAAAAGGGTTGTGGGAACAATTATATTTGCACGAAACCCCTTGGTTGAGGAGAACGTGATTAGGTTTCGAAGGGCGGCATATATATTCTTTGCATTAGGCACATTTGAGTTTATCGTGATCGGGATTGCACGTATGGTGACAGAAGGAAATCCCTTTAGCTTTGGATTTGTCTTTTCACTTTTTATAGGATGCATTATTTTAGTATTGGCAGATGTGTTTAAATTTGCAATCAAAATCAAAGAAGAAAATGACTTGACTGTATAA
- a CDS encoding helix-turn-helix domain-containing protein, which produces MIIVNLDVMMAKRKISLTELAERINITNANLSILKTNKAKAIRFSTLEAICRELQCQPGDLLEYRESEEEIE; this is translated from the coding sequence ATGATTATTGTAAATTTAGACGTTATGATGGCAAAAAGAAAGATCTCTCTAACCGAGCTGGCAGAGAGAATTAATATTACGAATGCAAATCTATCTATTCTCAAAACCAATAAAGCAAAGGCTATTAGATTTTCTACATTAGAGGCGATATGTCGAGAACTACAATGCCAGCCCGGAGATCTATTGGAATACAGAGAGTCTGAAGAAGAAATCGAGTAA
- a CDS encoding DUF5673 domain-containing protein: MGEIKFFDIILLLAAISVIYQFIKDLNRKKYVGKLIFKASQDFDSKATIFFWSMLGCIWLFFLIARGVNIERYDYMHPIRMIMPRAVWVLISLQYIYKYHNNKEIRERGITTDTGFIYWKEIVCYDWKESNKLEITYRPSGRFSLKKERNKIWTIENEDKKEISKLFDDLIG; the protein is encoded by the coding sequence ATGGGAGAGATAAAATTCTTTGACATCATTCTACTACTGGCTGCAATATCAGTCATATACCAGTTTATCAAAGACCTTAACAGAAAAAAATACGTAGGTAAACTTATTTTCAAAGCATCTCAAGATTTTGATAGCAAGGCTACTATATTTTTTTGGAGTATGTTAGGCTGTATATGGTTATTTTTTTTAATTGCAAGAGGAGTGAATATAGAGAGATATGATTATATGCATCCAATACGTATGATCATGCCACGGGCAGTATGGGTTCTGATCTCTCTTCAATACATATATAAGTATCATAATAATAAAGAGATCAGAGAAAGAGGAATCACAACAGATACAGGCTTTATCTATTGGAAAGAAATAGTGTGCTATGACTGGAAAGAAAGTAATAAGCTGGAAATAACCTATCGACCCAGTGGACGTTTTTCTCTTAAAAAAGAAAGAAATAAGATATGGACGATTGAAAATGAAGACAAGAAAGAGATTAGTAAGCTATTTGACGACTTAATTGGTTAA
- a CDS encoding helix-turn-helix domain-containing protein, translating to MMAKRKISLTELAERINITNANLSILKTNKAKAIRFSILEAICRELQCQPEDLLEYIKSEEREKKSSKRDLTS from the coding sequence ATGATGGCCAAAAGAAAGATCTCTCTAACCGAGCTGGCAGAGAGAATTAACATTACAAATGCTAATCTATCTATTCTAAAAACCAATAAAGCAAAGGCCATTAGATTTTCTATATTAGAGGCGATATGTCGAGAACTGCAATGCCAGCCCGAAGATCTATTAGAATACATAAAGTCTGAAGAACGGGAGAAGAAGTCGAGTAAAAGAGACTTAACCTCTTAA
- the istB gene encoding IS21-like element helper ATPase IstB, with product MEKLESIKDHAKKLKLNYLNTNADSIVENADINNISYQNLLLSILENEVDLREKKAQERRVKAAGFPVLKTIEEFDLTFQRSITQRQINSLIEMDWIDRMYNLILLGPPGVGKSHLCIALGYKAVEMGYKVSFTTMDNLMHCLKTQEISRKSKGKINNVLSSSLLIIDELGYLPISREEANLFFQLISALHEQTSLIITSNKGLEDWTELLGDPALTTAVLDRITYRCELFNMTGKSYRLEHRESLF from the coding sequence ATGGAAAAATTAGAATCAATAAAGGATCACGCTAAAAAACTCAAATTGAACTACTTAAATACCAATGCAGATTCCATCGTTGAAAATGCTGACATAAACAACATTTCATATCAGAATCTTTTACTGTCAATATTAGAAAACGAAGTCGATCTCAGAGAGAAAAAGGCCCAGGAACGCAGAGTTAAGGCTGCAGGCTTTCCGGTACTTAAGACAATAGAAGAGTTCGATCTAACCTTTCAAAGATCGATTACCCAAAGACAAATCAATAGTCTTATTGAGATGGACTGGATAGATAGAATGTATAATCTAATACTTTTAGGCCCTCCAGGGGTAGGTAAAAGCCACTTGTGTATTGCATTAGGGTACAAGGCTGTAGAGATGGGCTACAAGGTTAGCTTCACCACCATGGACAATCTGATGCACTGTTTAAAAACACAGGAGATATCAAGAAAAAGCAAAGGGAAAATCAACAATGTTTTATCTTCTAGTCTTCTGATCATCGATGAGCTAGGTTACCTCCCCATATCAAGAGAAGAAGCGAACTTGTTTTTCCAATTAATATCAGCCCTTCATGAACAAACATCGTTAATTATTACCTCCAACAAAGGGCTTGAAGATTGGACCGAGTTATTAGGGGACCCCGCTTTAACCACGGCAGTGTTAGATAGAATCACTTACAGATGTGAGCTATTTAATATGACAGGTAAGAGCTATAGATTAGAACATCGAGAATCATTGTTTTAA
- the istA gene encoding IS21 family transposase produces MKEWNMFAEIQGYKSKGLNKSQVARRLEIDYKTVHKYWDMTPDEFASLRQRTESRERKVDKYKDEVLAWIREHRDLSSAQIYDWLEEKYHVLDFKDRTLRLYVNHLREEHKLPKVVSARQFEEVDELPMGYQAQVDLGQIWLDKPDKTRIKVYCFGMVLSHSRHKYIYWIDKPFTTQTFIEAHNKAFEYFGGMPKEVVYDQDRVLVVSENHGDIIYTEGFQNYINSLKFKVYLCRGYDPQSKGKIEAVVKYAKYNFAKNRTFVDIDSFNDDSLKWLERRGNKKVHETTKKVPAEVFALEKEHLKPIPTLFVNTTNTNSLTYLVRKNNTVFYKQNRYQVPTGTYSPGKEVKLIIKKDTMEIKNQDTEQLIIEHKISQDKGKLVKIEHYDRNESKHCTSHEIYNKVLKSLDHTEKANEFVDVLKIEKPRHFKDQFALIMNTVKNQDKSIVQRALSYCIERKLFSAGLLKDAIQYLKLEENRQLNKKYFKADITTPSKYQDLKPQVRDIREYMSALKEDKRKWKN; encoded by the coding sequence TTGAAGGAGTGGAATATGTTTGCTGAAATCCAAGGATACAAGTCCAAAGGACTGAATAAATCACAGGTAGCAAGGAGGCTGGAGATCGACTATAAAACAGTACATAAATATTGGGATATGACACCAGATGAATTTGCAAGCTTAAGACAAAGAACTGAATCTAGAGAAAGGAAGGTGGACAAATATAAGGACGAAGTCTTAGCATGGATTAGAGAACATAGGGATTTATCAAGTGCTCAAATATATGATTGGCTAGAGGAAAAATATCATGTGCTGGACTTTAAGGATAGAACTTTACGACTATATGTCAATCACTTAAGGGAAGAACATAAGCTCCCTAAAGTAGTTTCAGCAAGGCAATTTGAGGAGGTGGATGAGCTTCCTATGGGATATCAAGCACAGGTTGACCTGGGCCAAATATGGCTAGATAAACCTGACAAAACAAGAATCAAAGTATATTGCTTTGGTATGGTTTTATCCCATTCCAGACATAAATACATCTATTGGATAGACAAGCCCTTTACTACCCAGACATTCATTGAGGCCCATAATAAAGCCTTTGAATATTTTGGAGGAATGCCTAAGGAGGTTGTTTATGACCAGGACAGAGTCCTAGTGGTATCAGAAAATCATGGAGATATCATATACACAGAAGGATTTCAAAACTATATTAATTCCCTTAAGTTTAAAGTGTACCTTTGCAGGGGTTATGACCCACAGAGTAAAGGGAAAATTGAAGCCGTAGTGAAATATGCCAAGTATAATTTTGCAAAGAATAGAACATTTGTAGATATTGACTCATTTAATGATGATTCGCTGAAATGGTTAGAAAGAAGAGGTAATAAAAAAGTCCATGAAACAACAAAGAAGGTACCGGCAGAAGTGTTTGCCCTGGAAAAGGAACACTTAAAGCCAATACCCACTCTATTTGTAAACACAACTAATACAAATAGTTTAACCTATCTCGTTAGAAAAAACAATACAGTTTTTTACAAGCAAAATAGATACCAAGTCCCTACGGGAACCTATTCTCCAGGGAAAGAGGTTAAATTAATTATTAAGAAAGATACCATGGAAATTAAGAACCAAGATACAGAACAGTTAATTATTGAACATAAAATCAGTCAGGATAAAGGAAAATTAGTGAAAATAGAGCACTATGATAGGAATGAGAGTAAACACTGTACAAGTCATGAAATCTACAACAAAGTGTTAAAAAGCTTAGACCATACTGAAAAGGCTAATGAATTTGTTGATGTATTAAAAATAGAGAAGCCAAGACACTTTAAAGATCAATTTGCCCTAATAATGAATACAGTAAAAAACCAAGACAAATCAATTGTTCAAAGGGCATTAAGCTACTGTATTGAAAGGAAATTGTTTAGCGCAGGGCTCTTGAAGGATGCCATACAGTACTTAAAACTTGAAGAAAACAGACAACTAAATAAGAAGTACTTTAAAGCTGACATAACTACTCCTTCAAAATATCAGGATTTAAAGCCTCAAGTACGAGATATTAGAGAATACATGAGTGCCCTGAAGGAGGATAAAAGAAAATGGAAAAATTAG
- a CDS encoding helix-turn-helix transcriptional regulator, which yields MRNKLIFLRGKRTQCEVGKSIGISQKYMSALELGKRNPSIRIMRRFEEYFGVNMRELFSDLF from the coding sequence GTGAGAAATAAGCTAATTTTTTTAAGGGGAAAGAGAACCCAATGTGAGGTGGGTAAATCAATTGGAATATCACAAAAGTATATGAGTGCACTAGAACTGGGGAAGCGAAACCCAAGTATTAGGATCATGCGAAGGTTTGAGGAGTATTTTGGTGTCAACATGAGGGAGTTGTTTTCTGATCTTTTTTAG
- a CDS encoding helix-turn-helix domain-containing protein, translating into MDPLVNNYCALFEVILKDQEDIPDLVLLKYGLLRFSPQEMDKIIILEMKRLYVEEKMTYREIAKLFDFSNSGVYRKLKKWEEDNVKEIILHQDEKKAYTLKCSLT; encoded by the coding sequence GTGGATCCATTGGTCAATAATTATTGTGCACTGTTTGAAGTGATTTTAAAAGATCAGGAAGACATACCAGATTTAGTCCTACTGAAATACGGATTACTTAGATTTTCACCACAGGAAATGGATAAAATTATAATTTTAGAAATGAAGCGTCTATATGTGGAAGAAAAGATGACCTATAGAGAGATTGCAAAGTTATTTGACTTTAGTAATTCTGGTGTTTACAGAAAATTAAAAAAATGGGAGGAAGATAATGTAAAAGAGATCATTCTGCATCAGGATGAGAAGAAAGCGTATACACTAAAATGTTCGTTAACATGA
- a CDS encoding ATP-binding protein, translating to MESIASLLKSTEIPMMESDLSCEICPNCGTKQIMVLEILGRSRKVHVRCQCKSEIYEQERKDERQKQQQHRLERLRSYSLMDEKFRHCTFENWNRTKENEKLYRLGKKYCDEWSRLKSENVGLLLWGPPGTGKTYLSSCIANTLLEELIPVIAISSIGILNRIKSTYGSYGQEGEVEIINSMKNAALLVLDDLGAENNTEWSQEKLYEMIDSRYRLEKPMIVTTNLSLQQLKNKLTGRDGVSRTYDRLMEMCIPVEVQDTSKRAEAGRGKTMLLRSLLQE from the coding sequence ATGGAATCAATAGCAAGTCTATTGAAGAGTACAGAAATACCTATGATGGAATCGGATTTAAGCTGTGAAATATGCCCAAACTGTGGTACCAAGCAGATCATGGTTTTAGAGATACTGGGGAGGTCAAGAAAGGTGCATGTACGTTGCCAATGTAAGAGTGAGATCTATGAGCAAGAGCGGAAAGATGAAAGACAAAAACAACAGCAACACAGACTAGAAAGACTCAGAAGCTATAGTCTCATGGATGAAAAATTTAGACACTGTACCTTTGAAAACTGGAACAGGACGAAGGAGAATGAAAAGCTCTATCGATTAGGCAAGAAGTACTGTGATGAATGGTCTAGACTCAAATCAGAGAATGTAGGGCTGTTACTTTGGGGGCCTCCTGGTACAGGGAAAACGTATTTGAGTTCATGCATCGCCAATACCCTTTTAGAGGAGCTGATTCCTGTTATCGCCATTAGTAGTATCGGGATACTGAATCGCATTAAATCTACCTATGGCTCCTATGGACAAGAAGGAGAGGTAGAAATCATCAACTCTATGAAGAATGCTGCCCTCTTAGTACTAGATGATTTGGGGGCTGAAAATAATACGGAATGGAGCCAGGAAAAGCTCTATGAAATGATCGATAGCCGCTATCGACTAGAAAAACCTATGATCGTCACCACAAACCTAAGCCTCCAGCAACTGAAAAATAAACTAACGGGAAGAGATGGGGTGAGTCGTACATACGATCGACTAATGGAAATGTGCATACCAGTAGAAGTACAGGACACTTCGAAAAGAGCCGAAGCAGGCAGGGGAAAGACAATGCTACTAAGGTCCTTGTTACAGGAGTAA
- a CDS encoding fosfomycin resistance glutathione transferase: protein MINGINHITFAVSDLEKSVEFYVDLLELRLVGKWDKGAYLLAGNQWVALNVDDAVTLETKSDYTHISFNVLSTDFKKMKDKLESAGVKSFKENSSEGDSFYFLDPDGHKLELHYNNLEDRLKWVRENGWLTFELY, encoded by the coding sequence ATGATTAATGGAATTAATCATATTACATTTGCTGTATCAGATTTAGAAAAATCGGTGGAATTTTATGTGGATCTATTAGAGCTTAGATTGGTTGGAAAATGGGATAAAGGAGCGTACTTATTAGCCGGGAACCAGTGGGTTGCCCTCAATGTTGATGATGCAGTAACTTTAGAGACCAAATCAGATTATACACATATTTCGTTCAATGTCTTATCTACAGATTTTAAAAAAATGAAAGATAAGCTTGAAAGTGCAGGTGTAAAGTCTTTCAAGGAAAATTCATCAGAAGGAGATTCATTTTATTTTCTTGATCCAGATGGACACAAATTGGAATTACATTACAATAATTTAGAAGATAGGTTGAAGTGGGTCAGGGAAAATGGTTGGTTAACATTTGAACTTTACTAG
- a CDS encoding CPBP family intramembrane glutamic endopeptidase, producing MYFLAILTIMYLTFMLVLNYKFFEFIARYNKQSSNKLKKYNLHIWCGIILVISIMNPISFYMRIPKQTIPIFEILLILLAMIPFMLKSGYKPQKDFKGITKFCIVFPIGEEILFRGIILSLATYLVGSRAIYIPIPILKGVTLQVFLSAICFGITHFQYFGFKFNNATINKVLFAFVFGLFTGNLVEINGSIIYSIIFHIIANSGATLYYLKNSNNNKVDTL from the coding sequence TTGTACTTTTTAGCAATATTAACTATTATGTATTTAACTTTTATGCTCGTACTTAATTATAAGTTTTTTGAGTTTATTGCGAGATATAACAAGCAATCTAGCAATAAACTAAAAAAATACAATTTACATATATGGTGTGGGATTATTTTAGTAATTAGCATTATGAATCCGATTTCTTTTTATATGAGGATCCCAAAACAAACAATACCTATTTTTGAAATACTTCTTATACTTTTAGCAATGATTCCATTTATGCTTAAATCTGGTTACAAGCCACAAAAAGATTTTAAGGGAATAACCAAATTTTGTATTGTTTTTCCCATTGGAGAAGAAATATTATTCAGAGGAATTATTCTGTCATTAGCTACCTACTTAGTTGGGAGCAGAGCTATTTATATACCAATCCCCATCCTAAAGGGGGTTACATTGCAGGTGTTTTTATCTGCTATATGTTTTGGTATAACTCATTTTCAGTATTTTGGATTTAAATTTAATAATGCAACGATAAATAAAGTACTATTTGCTTTTGTATTCGGGCTGTTCACTGGCAATCTTGTAGAGATTAATGGCTCAATAATATATTCTATAATATTTCATATTATTGCAAATAGTGGAGCAACCTTATATTATTTAAAGAACTCAAATAACAATAAGGTAGATACTTTATAG